GCCGCGCGGCGATGATGCAGGAAACCCACAACGTGATCGGCATCCCGGAAGACGTCTCGGGCAACGAACTCCTGCAGACCGCGATCGAACAGATCCAGGGGTACGGGGCCGACTACCACCGGGACTTCGTGAGCGAGGCCGAGCATACCGAGGACGGACGCATCAGGCTCGAAGCCGGCGACGTCACGGCCGTCGCCGACCGGGTCGTCCTCGCGACCGGATTCTCCGACGGCCGTCCAGACCCGCCGGCACCGCGGACCGGGCGGGGCCTGCACTACTGCCTCCACTGCGACGCGTACATGTTCGTCGACGAACCGGTGTACGTGATGGGCCACGGCGACAGCACCGCCCACGTCGCCATGATCATGCTCAACTTCACCGACGAGGTGGACGTCCTGCTGAACGGCGACGAGCCCACCTGGAGCGAAGAGACGGACGAACTCGTCCGCGCGCACCCGGTCGACATCGTCGAGGAGGAGGTCACCGAGGTCCACAACGGCGAGGACGGCTGGCTCGAAGCCCTGACCTTCGCCGACGGCTCCCGCCGGGAGTACCGCGGCGGCTTCGCCATGTACGGCTCGGAGTACAACACGGACCTCGCCGAGCAACTGGGCGTCGAGCTGAACGACGACGGGACCATCGCGGTCGGCGACCACGGCGCGACCAGCGTCGACGGCGTGTACGCGGTCGGCGACGTGATCCCCGGCCACAACCAGATCCCCGTCGCGATGGGCCAGGGGGCGAAGGCCGGCATCGACATTCACTACGACCTGCGGACCTATCCCATGTCGATCGAGGACATCGAGGCTGCCGGTGGCATCGACGTCGACGACGTGCCCGCGGTGTCCGAGGACATCCGCGCCGCCGCACAGGCCCACCGGAGCGAGGGAGAGGAAGCGAGCGCGGATGATTAAGCGCCTGAGAGCAGCCACTAGGCAAAGGTATTAATCCGGTTCCGCACCCCGCTGGAGTATGTCGATAGCGTTCCGGTCCGCGACTGACCTCGCGGATGCGATTCGGACGGGGGAGGTATCGCCAGTCGAGGTGGTCGAGGCGTTCTTCGAGCGGATCGACGACCGCAACGACGAACTCAACGCCTACGTGAACGTCCTCAAACATCGCGCACGCGAACAGGCCCGAGAAGCCGAGGCGGCGGTCGAAGACGGAGAGGACCTCGGCCCGCTCCACGGCGTCCCCGTCGCGATCAAGGACCTCCACATGGAGATCGATGGCGTTCCCCACACCATGGGACTCGCGCCGCTCGCCGACAACGTGGCCGAGGAGTCCAGCGTGATCGTCGAACGACTGGAAGAAGCCGGGGCGATCCCGCTGGGGACGACCAACACGCCCGAACTGGGGCACACGATGCGGACGTACAACGAGTTGGTCGGGCCGACGCCGACGCCGTTCGACCCCGAGGGCGAGTACAACGCCGGCGGCTCCTCCGGCGGATCGGCGGCGGCCCTCGCCGCGGGGCTCACACCGCTGGCGACCGGCTCGGACGTCGGCGGGTCGCTGCGGAACCCCGCGTCGTGCTGTCACGTCGTCTCGGTCAAGCCGACGTTCGGCCTCGTTCCGATGGACAACCGGCCGGACGCGTTCAGTTCGCACTCGCCGGTCGGGGTCTTCGGGCCGATGGCCCGGACCGTCGACGACCTCGCGCTCATGCTCACTGTCCTGGTCGGCCAGGACGACAGCGATCCCTTCAGCGTCGTCCCGCCCGAGACCGACTACACGGACGCGACCGACCGCGACGCAAGCGAGTTCGACGTCGCGTTCACGCCGGATCTCGACACCTTCCCGGTGGCCTCGTCCGTCACGTCGATCTGTCGGGACGCCCTCGACGCGCTGGCCGAGGCTGGCGCGACGGTCACGGAGGCCGACGTGGACGGGCCGGACAAGGGCACCCTGAACTACGCCTACGGGACGGAGGCGACGCCACTGTTCGCGGTCATGGCCCACCACCTGGAGGAGGAGTTCGGCGTGGACGTGACCGGCGAGGACGCCGCGGACCTCTCCAGCAGTTTCGTCCAGACCGTCCGGATGGGCGACGGGTACGACGCCGTCGACTACCTGAAGACCAACGCGGTGCGGACGGAGCTGTACGACGCGGTCGAGGCCGTGCTGGCCGACCACGACGCACTGGTGATGCCGACGCTCTCGACGCCGCCGCTGACCCACGACGAACCCTATCCCTCGAAGATCGACGGCGAGCGCGCCGGCGGGCTACCGATGGACTGGGGCCTCACCTGGCCGTTCAATCTGACCGGCCACCCGGTCGTGGCCGCACCGGCAGGCCTCACCGACGACGGCCTCCCCGTGGGACTCCAGATCGTCGGATCGCGGTACGACGAGGCCGACCTGCTCGGCATCGCGGCCGCGCTCGAAGACGCGAACCCCTGGGCCGAAGACTATCCTGACGCCTGATCGGAGAGGGAGTTCGAAAGAAGAAGCGACCCGTCTCAGTCCGCGGCGGCTCCCTCGTCGGTGTCGAGTTTGACCAGTTCGTCGACCTCCGGCACTTCGGCGTCGGCGTCGGTGATGATCTCGATCCTGCGGGTGAGTTTGTCCCGGGAGTACGCGACCAGCGGTGCCGGGTTGATGCCGACGGTCAGGTCGCTGAAGGTGCCGGCGACGTGGGGCATGAGGTCCTGCAGCGTCTCCTGGACGACGTCCGCGTCGACCTCGCCAGACTGGACGTAGCCCCGGACCTTGTTCATCCCGAAGCCGACGTGTCGGCCCTCGTCGCTGCGGATCTTCTCGACGCCCGTGACCAGGCCATCGGCGTTGGGCCAGTCCTTGACGGCGACCTCGTCCGACCCCTTGTCGGAAAAGGCCGACTGGAAGCCGTAGTAGCCGGTCTGGGCCAGGACGCTCTCGACCACGAGGTGGTAGTGGCAGTAGGCCTTCACGCGTGCCTCGGGCGAGTCGTCGTCGAGGAGTCGCTCCATGGCGTCCTCGGTCTTGTCGAACAGCGCGACGTAGTGGTCGTTGAAGAACCGCTGGTCGGTCGGCCGCGTCTCCTCGAAGCCCAGCGCCTCCTCGGCCGGGTTGATGACCTCGCGCCAGTAGCGGTCGAAGAACTGCGTGTGTTTGGCCTCCTCGTAGATCTGACTGGAGAGGAACATCTGGTCGTTGATATCGTCGAGCACCAGCCCCAGCGGCATCAGGTCCTCCGTCACCGCCTCCTCGCCGGCACCGAAGCGCGCGATCGACTTCCGGAGCGTGTCGAACTCGTCCTCCTCGGGCGCGGTCTCGATCATCTGTTCCTTGTCCGCCTTTAGCCCCTCGATCGCGTACGGATCCCAGTGGCGATAGACGGCGTTTTTGAAATACCCCTGCGCGAACGAATCCGGGTCCAGACGCATGTCCCGGCTCGAGTCCTCCACCTGTGTCATAGTACACCACGTCAAATGCCAGTCCCACACAAATCCCCGTTGCGGCAGATCTCAGGCTATTTAAATTGGGTCAGTATTATGGGTGCTTAAATGAGGTCCGCCGACTCGCCGTCGGCCGCGAGCGTGCGTGCGACGTACAGCGCCTGCAGGGAGTCGTGCTCGCCGAGGTCGACGTCGGTCCGGTCCTCGTCGAGGAGAACGGTGCCGTCCCGGAGGACGGTCAGCCGGTCGAGGACGTCCGCGAAGGCGTCGACGTGATGCGTCGAGACGACCACCGCGTTGCCGTCGTCGCGATACGCCGCGAGCAGGTCGAGCAGGTTCGCCCGCGAGACGTCGTCGAGGTCGCCGAGCGGTTCGTCGAGAAAGACCACGGGCGGCCGGGCGAGCATGGCCAGCGCCAGGTCGAGTTTCTGCCGGAACCCGCCCGAGAGATCGCCGACCCGCCTGTTCAGTACCCGCGACAGCCGGAGCGTCTCGACGAGTCGCTCGCGCCAGTCCTCGTCGACCCCGCCGGTCATCGCGCCGAAGACGTCGAGGTTCTCCGCGACGCTGAGGTCGCGGTAGACGTTCGCTCGCTGGAACCCCGGCCCGATCCCGCCCGCGGGGCCGTCGACCGTCCCGCTGGAGGGCCGGGTGAGCCCGAGCGCGATCCGGAACAGCGTCGTCTTGCCCGAGCCGTTGGGACCGACCAGCGCGTGAATCGTCCCGGGCGCGACCGTGAGATCGACCCCCGAGAGCGCCGTCACGTCGCCGTAGGTCTTCGTGACGTTTCGCATCGCGAGCGCCGGTGCCGCCACCTCCTCGTCTGGCGTCGCGTTCGCGTCGGCGTCGGTTCGTCCCGTCATAGCGTTCGCTCGTACCGCTCGATCGAGAGTTTCAGCGCGAGCACGGTCAGGAGGGCAAAGCCGACGAGCCCGAGGACGTAGTCGCCGTACAGCGCCAGGGACGTCTCCTTCAGCGTCAGGCTCCGGGTGACGATCATCGAGTAGTGCAGCGGGATGGCGCGGGCGATCTCCCGGCGGATCGGC
Above is a genomic segment from Halorientalis sp. LT38 containing:
- a CDS encoding ABC transporter ATP-binding protein encodes the protein MTGRTDADANATPDEEVAAPALAMRNVTKTYGDVTALSGVDLTVAPGTIHALVGPNGSGKTTLFRIALGLTRPSSGTVDGPAGGIGPGFQRANVYRDLSVAENLDVFGAMTGGVDEDWRERLVETLRLSRVLNRRVGDLSGGFRQKLDLALAMLARPPVVFLDEPLGDLDDVSRANLLDLLAAYRDDGNAVVVSTHHVDAFADVLDRLTVLRDGTVLLDEDRTDVDLGEHDSLQALYVARTLAADGESADLI
- a CDS encoding NAD(P)/FAD-dependent oxidoreductase, which produces MSEEREYEVVVVGGGPAGLTAALYTTRLGHDTAVINRGGGRAAMMQETHNVIGIPEDVSGNELLQTAIEQIQGYGADYHRDFVSEAEHTEDGRIRLEAGDVTAVADRVVLATGFSDGRPDPPAPRTGRGLHYCLHCDAYMFVDEPVYVMGHGDSTAHVAMIMLNFTDEVDVLLNGDEPTWSEETDELVRAHPVDIVEEEVTEVHNGEDGWLEALTFADGSRREYRGGFAMYGSEYNTDLAEQLGVELNDDGTIAVGDHGATSVDGVYAVGDVIPGHNQIPVAMGQGAKAGIDIHYDLRTYPMSIEDIEAAGGIDVDDVPAVSEDIRAAAQAHRSEGEEASADD
- a CDS encoding amidase, yielding MSIAFRSATDLADAIRTGEVSPVEVVEAFFERIDDRNDELNAYVNVLKHRAREQAREAEAAVEDGEDLGPLHGVPVAIKDLHMEIDGVPHTMGLAPLADNVAEESSVIVERLEEAGAIPLGTTNTPELGHTMRTYNELVGPTPTPFDPEGEYNAGGSSGGSAAALAAGLTPLATGSDVGGSLRNPASCCHVVSVKPTFGLVPMDNRPDAFSSHSPVGVFGPMARTVDDLALMLTVLVGQDDSDPFSVVPPETDYTDATDRDASEFDVAFTPDLDTFPVASSVTSICRDALDALAEAGATVTEADVDGPDKGTLNYAYGTEATPLFAVMAHHLEEEFGVDVTGEDAADLSSSFVQTVRMGDGYDAVDYLKTNAVRTELYDAVEAVLADHDALVMPTLSTPPLTHDEPYPSKIDGERAGGLPMDWGLTWPFNLTGHPVVAAPAGLTDDGLPVGLQIVGSRYDEADLLGIAAALEDANPWAEDYPDA
- a CDS encoding ribonucleoside-diphosphate reductase, yielding MTQVEDSSRDMRLDPDSFAQGYFKNAVYRHWDPYAIEGLKADKEQMIETAPEEDEFDTLRKSIARFGAGEEAVTEDLMPLGLVLDDINDQMFLSSQIYEEAKHTQFFDRYWREVINPAEEALGFEETRPTDQRFFNDHYVALFDKTEDAMERLLDDDSPEARVKAYCHYHLVVESVLAQTGYYGFQSAFSDKGSDEVAVKDWPNADGLVTGVEKIRSDEGRHVGFGMNKVRGYVQSGEVDADVVQETLQDLMPHVAGTFSDLTVGINPAPLVAYSRDKLTRRIEIITDADAEVPEVDELVKLDTDEGAAAD